The genomic interval CGGCCGATACAGGATATCTTTGGTTTCGGAGCACCTTCTTCTTCTTCCGCCCCGGCCCCAGCGTTTTCCGCTCCGCCGCTGATTGATGCAACCCGAAGCCGAAACATGCCCATAGGCCCCATTGTGCTGATTGGGCTGGGCGTTCTGTTTCTGTTGCATACCATGGGAGTGCCCCTTTTCCATCATTTCGGAAAGCTGTGGCCCGTAGTCCTGATAGGAATTGGCGGATGGCTCATCTGGCAACGAACCCAAAGAGCCGCTTGCCGCTGCGTTGCTTGCACCGCGGTCTCCCTTATGGGGCCGACAATCCTGGTTACGATTGGCGTAATGGGCATGTTGTCTGAATTTACTCCCGTCGGTTGGAAAGAGAGCTGGCCACTTATTCTGATTGTGGTCGGAGTGTTGAAATTCCTCCAGATCACCGGTTCGCGCGCGGGACACATTCCATACGGCGCTCCTTCGGTTCCACCGCCGCCCGGCAGCCCGGCTACGTCTTCCTCAGAAAACGAGGTCACCCATGGCTAGCGAACCTGTTCCCGGCATTCCTTCACGCCGCCGCAGCTTTGCCGGCCCCATAGTTCTGATTT from Terriglobales bacterium carries:
- a CDS encoding DUF5668 domain-containing protein — encoded protein: MNCAIHQQTPAVAYCRTCGKPLCESCKREVHGIIYCEDCLASRVQSAPAATGVVNPNAPHPGVAFVLGFIPGVGAMYCGEFMRAFIHVAVFATLIVATSEVNGLFGILIGFWCFYMIFDSYQIAKAKQEGRPIQDIFGFGAPSSSSAPAPAFSAPPLIDATRSRNMPIGPIVLIGLGVLFLLHTMGVPLFHHFGKLWPVVLIGIGGWLIWQRTQRAACRCVACTAVSLMGPTILVTIGVMGMLSEFTPVGWKESWPLILIVVGVLKFLQITGSRAGHIPYGAPSVPPPPGSPATSSSENEVTHG